A DNA window from Sporosarcina sp. ANT_H38 contains the following coding sequences:
- a CDS encoding SulP family inorganic anion transporter, which yields MYTLKQQWFGNVRADILAGIVVGLALIPEALAFAFIVGVDPRVALYASFTIAVITSFVGGRPGLISAATGAMALVLVSLMADHGLQYVLAATILTGIIQLILGGLGVANLMRFIPNSVMLGFVNALGIMIFITQMPYLLGSNSMTYIFAIVTLILVYAIPRFFTAIPAPLIAIVVMTSIALISGVKLQTIGDLGTMPNSLPVFFLPDIPFNFETLKIILPYSLALSIVGLLESLLTSQVLDDMTDTPSNKNKEARGQGIANFITGFFGGMAGCALIGQSIINIKSGGRGRLSTLTAGVFLLFLIIVLGDVVIKIPMPVLVGVMIMVSMTTFNWGSFKFLKLAPKSESLVMLITVAIILYTHNLAIGVVSGVILSALFFVSKISRVTVTHDLDGYKVKGPLFFASTTKFIQSFDNVLENEIVINFENSQLWDESAVGAILKVKQKLEKKGVKVQIQGLNSSSEQLYKRLV from the coding sequence ATGTATACTCTAAAACAACAGTGGTTTGGGAATGTGCGTGCCGATATTTTAGCGGGCATAGTTGTAGGACTAGCACTTATTCCTGAAGCATTGGCTTTTGCGTTCATTGTGGGTGTAGATCCACGTGTCGCTTTATATGCTTCGTTTACAATTGCGGTCATCACTTCGTTTGTAGGTGGCCGACCTGGTTTAATATCGGCTGCTACAGGTGCGATGGCTTTAGTACTCGTCAGCTTAATGGCGGATCACGGCCTACAATATGTACTTGCAGCCACAATTTTAACTGGAATTATTCAATTAATACTGGGAGGGCTTGGTGTTGCGAATTTAATGCGCTTCATCCCAAATTCCGTCATGCTTGGATTTGTGAATGCACTAGGGATTATGATTTTTATTACGCAAATGCCCTATTTACTTGGGTCAAACAGTATGACCTACATATTTGCGATTGTTACCTTAATTTTAGTTTACGCGATTCCGCGATTTTTCACGGCTATTCCTGCACCTCTGATTGCGATTGTCGTGATGACAAGTATTGCGCTCATAAGTGGTGTGAAGTTACAGACGATAGGTGATCTTGGGACAATGCCAAATTCGTTACCGGTTTTTTTTCTCCCAGATATTCCATTTAACTTTGAAACATTAAAAATTATTTTACCTTATTCTTTGGCTTTATCGATTGTTGGTTTATTGGAATCATTACTTACTTCACAAGTACTGGACGATATGACTGATACACCGAGTAATAAAAATAAAGAAGCACGTGGACAAGGGATAGCCAACTTTATCACTGGTTTTTTCGGTGGGATGGCAGGATGTGCTTTGATTGGTCAATCAATCATCAATATTAAATCAGGTGGACGAGGACGCTTATCGACATTGACCGCGGGTGTATTTCTTCTATTTTTAATTATCGTTTTAGGTGATGTTGTTATCAAAATTCCGATGCCTGTTCTTGTTGGTGTGATGATTATGGTTAGTATGACAACATTTAATTGGGGTTCGTTTAAGTTTCTGAAACTAGCGCCTAAATCTGAGTCACTTGTTATGCTAATTACAGTTGCGATTATTTTATATACACATAATTTGGCGATTGGTGTAGTTAGTGGTGTTATATTAAGTGCGTTATTCTTTGTCTCAAAAATTTCTCGTGTAACAGTAACGCATGATTTGGATGGATATAAAGTAAAAGGTCCTTTGTTTTTTGCATCCACCACAAAATTTATTCAATCATTCGATAACGTTTTAGAAAATGAAATCGTTATTAATTTTGAAAATAGTCAGCTGTGGGATGAATCTGCAGTCGGCGCAATATTGAAAGTGAAACAGAAACTTGAGAAAAAAGGTGTGAAGGTACAGATTCAAGGATTAAATTCTTCGAGTGAACAGTTGTACAAACGTTTAGTATAA
- a CDS encoding recombinase family protein, with the protein MKYGYIRPIVFDQQCTHQLSDLFIDTLFKETHGLARKRTELEHLLMTVQKGDELFIQNIVVLADSLQQLLDILRLAERDQIIIHFVDEQLTNQTIQNSSLLQSATFFANLQSKFLSHSSTFTLQAAKQQGKSVGRPRKADDNLQLAFSMYDSKNYTLYDIKETTGISKSTLYRYLDDRSTTLPDEKE; encoded by the coding sequence ATGAAATACGGATATATCCGCCCGATCGTCTTCGACCAACAATGTACCCATCAATTAAGTGACTTATTCATTGATACTTTATTTAAAGAGACACATGGACTTGCCAGGAAAAGAACAGAGCTTGAACATTTATTAATGACTGTCCAAAAAGGTGACGAATTGTTCATCCAAAACATTGTAGTACTAGCCGATTCCTTGCAGCAGCTTTTAGATATTTTACGACTAGCAGAACGAGATCAAATTATCATTCACTTCGTCGATGAACAATTAACCAATCAAACGATACAAAATTCATCACTACTGCAAAGCGCTACTTTTTTTGCGAATTTACAATCTAAATTTCTAAGCCATTCTTCTACATTTACGCTACAAGCAGCTAAACAGCAGGGCAAATCCGTTGGTCGTCCACGAAAGGCAGATGACAATTTACAGCTAGCTTTTTCAATGTATGACAGTAAGAATTATACGTTATATGACATAAAAGAAACGACTGGAATTAGTAAATCTACTTTATATCGTTATTTGGATGATCGCTCTACAACGTTACCCGATGAGAAAGAGTAG
- a CDS encoding NAD(P)/FAD-dependent oxidoreductase: MNSEQLYDVTIIGGGPAGLFSAFYSGLREMKTKIIEFQPYLGGKVHVYPEKMIWDIGGLTPVTGERLIEQTIQQGLTFDPELVLGEKVTSINKDENGYFVVQTSSNQKHLSKTVILAVGGGILKPLKLNIEGAERFEVSNLHYTVKSLSRFKGKTVLISGGGNAAVDWANELEPIAKKVYLTYRKDILKGHEAEVSRLFNSSVECLLNTSIEKLIAASDHQSIEKVELLSGEDGRTVQLSVDEVIINHGYERDKELTSNSGLNIEMVDEYGIAGSPMSETSVPGLYAAGDILNHEGKLHLIAGAFQDAANAVNKAKLFIAPDAYGHGMVSSHNDIFKDKNRELVKHLYTVKN, encoded by the coding sequence ATGAATTCAGAACAACTGTATGATGTAACAATTATAGGCGGAGGACCAGCAGGACTTTTTTCGGCTTTCTATAGTGGTTTAAGAGAAATGAAAACAAAAATTATTGAGTTTCAACCTTACTTAGGCGGAAAAGTACATGTATATCCTGAGAAAATGATATGGGATATAGGTGGTCTTACGCCTGTTACAGGAGAACGGCTGATTGAACAAACGATTCAGCAAGGCTTAACTTTCGATCCAGAACTAGTATTAGGTGAAAAAGTGACATCAATTAATAAAGATGAAAATGGGTACTTTGTTGTTCAAACGTCATCGAACCAAAAGCATTTGTCCAAAACAGTAATTTTAGCTGTAGGTGGGGGCATCTTGAAACCGTTAAAATTGAATATTGAAGGTGCTGAGCGTTTTGAAGTTTCAAATTTACATTATACGGTCAAGTCACTATCACGTTTCAAAGGAAAAACTGTTTTAATTTCCGGAGGCGGCAATGCTGCGGTTGACTGGGCAAATGAACTTGAACCTATTGCGAAAAAAGTCTATTTGACTTATCGGAAAGATATATTGAAAGGTCATGAAGCTGAAGTATCCCGTTTATTTAATAGTTCTGTTGAGTGCTTACTAAATACATCCATCGAAAAACTTATTGCAGCGAGTGACCACCAATCAATTGAGAAAGTTGAATTGTTGAGTGGGGAAGATGGCCGTACAGTTCAGCTGTCTGTTGATGAAGTCATTATCAATCATGGCTATGAACGCGATAAAGAGTTGACGTCAAACAGCGGTTTAAATATCGAAATGGTAGATGAATATGGAATTGCAGGTAGCCCCATGAGCGAAACATCTGTCCCTGGTCTTTATGCGGCAGGAGACATACTGAATCACGAAGGAAAGCTTCATTTGATTGCAGGAGCGTTTCAGGACGCAGCAAACGCTGTGAATAAAGCAAAGCTATTTATTGCTCCAGATGCCTATGGACATGGAATGGTGTCCTCGCATAATGACATTTTTAAAGATAAAAACCGTGAATTAGTGAAGCATTTGTACACGGTGAAGAACTAA
- a CDS encoding ABC transporter substrate-binding protein: MQTSRYRIGVKKLVAISSLLLLLVMLTACGSTSSTAEKTDDSKVSEKSTTKTIKTGNGNIEIPVQPKRIVAEEYLASLIALDIIPIGAPGLTIKNYYFKDKLLGIKDIGEYGNPSPENILALNPDLIITGNGENYEILSKIAPTIVIPYGELANVHDELTYFGELLGREEAARVWLEQYDQRIAEAKSKVDAAIDENASFSIMEDGGKTTWVYGDNFGRGGQPIYQALGRKPPSVVAEEIKEKQWAELSEEMIAKYAGDYIILTSNNRTIEDFKSDPIWGSLPAVKNDRLYVWPEERSWYYDPIAVLTQTEELAAWLTNLEK, translated from the coding sequence GTGCAGACATCAAGATACAGAATTGGAGTAAAAAAATTAGTTGCTATTAGTTCATTGTTATTACTACTAGTAATGCTTACAGCTTGCGGATCTACAAGTAGTACTGCGGAAAAAACAGATGACTCAAAAGTTAGCGAAAAAAGCACAACCAAAACGATTAAGACAGGTAATGGCAATATTGAGATTCCTGTTCAACCGAAGCGGATAGTTGCTGAAGAATATTTGGCTAGTTTGATTGCCTTAGATATTATACCAATTGGGGCTCCTGGATTAACAATCAAGAACTATTATTTTAAAGATAAACTACTTGGCATTAAGGATATAGGAGAATACGGAAACCCTTCGCCTGAGAATATTCTAGCGCTCAATCCAGATCTCATCATTACTGGAAATGGTGAAAACTACGAAATATTAAGCAAAATTGCACCGACAATTGTCATTCCTTATGGCGAGTTAGCAAATGTCCATGATGAGCTTACATATTTCGGGGAACTACTTGGTCGGGAAGAGGCAGCGCGTGTTTGGCTAGAACAATATGATCAACGAATTGCAGAAGCAAAGTCAAAAGTTGACGCAGCAATTGATGAAAATGCAAGCTTCTCTATTATGGAGGATGGTGGCAAGACAACATGGGTATACGGCGATAACTTCGGTCGTGGTGGACAACCTATTTACCAAGCACTTGGACGCAAACCACCCTCTGTTGTAGCTGAAGAAATAAAGGAAAAGCAATGGGCTGAGCTTTCCGAAGAAATGATAGCGAAATACGCAGGTGATTACATTATTTTGACCTCTAACAACCGAACAATTGAAGATTTTAAATCAGATCCAATTTGGGGTAGTTTGCCTGCGGTTAAGAATGATAGGCTCTATGTTTGGCCAGAAGAACGTTCTTGGTATTATGATCCAATTGCAGTTCTTACACAAACAGAAGAGCTTGCAGCATGGTTAACCAATCTTGAAAAATAA
- a CDS encoding ABC transporter substrate-binding protein, translated as MDDELLKCNTLFSHAYYLPVSISNWEGTLPETEEEMTRYPCILVVMNGSGLLELQEQQYKLSRGCVMLWQNSYELTLSSQLDSNFQGTQIRYRCFTNDGSKPNVLKSPEPLWNCSLNIINLTAELERASKQLSNRKPFQFQQLFVELVAELYEELEGQQQKTSSWMEQVLHYIDTHFHEDVTREQLAAFAQVTPEHFSREFRRHTAQTFSAYLTLLRIRTSQNKLLYDMPKLENLAQQVGYKEGTYLSRKFKQLVGLSPTAYHHKQKRVVVLNSNHTACLLALGIIPELGVYTAWLESVHQVDADKKINIYENSIHSLCEIVASARPDVIIDYNKVSNYKSMLELAPVLALPFINMSWREQFRIIANVVNRQPQVEAWLEQYDAIIWTFNQQLNQRLGDRGTAIVWEIDTGSAYCFHSSFGRGAQILYEDIGFQYPTELLKQKIDQKGYLEVKIESIVDYAADHIFITGIPLIKEVKKETDRLFASEAWLEMKAVKNKQVYIMDQPDMFFGYDPLSSLAQMDELMRVLVSQ; from the coding sequence ATGGACGATGAGCTATTGAAGTGTAATACCTTGTTTTCCCATGCCTATTATTTACCTGTTAGCATATCGAACTGGGAAGGTACTTTACCTGAAACTGAAGAAGAAATGACTCGGTACCCTTGTATACTTGTTGTTATGAACGGAAGTGGTTTACTTGAACTTCAAGAACAGCAGTACAAGTTGTCACGTGGATGTGTAATGCTTTGGCAAAATTCATACGAATTGACGTTGTCTAGCCAATTGGATTCAAATTTTCAGGGAACGCAGATTAGGTATCGTTGCTTTACGAATGATGGTAGTAAACCGAATGTATTAAAATCCCCCGAGCCTCTTTGGAATTGTTCTTTGAACATAATAAATCTGACAGCTGAGCTAGAAAGGGCTTCGAAACAACTAAGTAATCGTAAACCGTTTCAATTCCAACAATTGTTCGTTGAGCTAGTAGCAGAGTTATATGAAGAACTAGAAGGACAACAACAGAAAACTAGCTCGTGGATGGAACAAGTTCTTCATTATATAGACACACATTTTCATGAGGATGTGACGCGTGAGCAATTGGCGGCATTTGCACAAGTAACACCAGAGCATTTCTCCCGTGAGTTTCGTAGACATACTGCTCAAACCTTCAGCGCATATCTTACATTGCTGCGGATTCGTACCTCTCAAAATAAGTTGCTTTACGATATGCCAAAACTTGAGAACTTGGCTCAGCAGGTGGGGTATAAAGAAGGCACTTATTTAAGTCGGAAATTTAAGCAATTAGTCGGTTTGTCTCCGACCGCTTATCATCATAAGCAAAAACGAGTTGTTGTTCTTAATAGTAATCATACCGCATGCTTGCTGGCATTAGGGATAATTCCAGAGTTAGGAGTATATACAGCGTGGTTGGAAAGTGTGCATCAAGTAGATGCCGACAAAAAAATAAATATATATGAAAATAGCATTCATTCACTTTGTGAGATTGTTGCATCCGCACGACCCGATGTAATTATTGACTATAATAAGGTAAGTAATTACAAAAGTATGCTTGAGCTTGCTCCAGTACTTGCACTGCCTTTTATAAACATGAGCTGGCGAGAACAATTTCGTATCATCGCAAACGTTGTGAATAGACAGCCACAAGTAGAAGCCTGGCTTGAACAATATGATGCAATAATTTGGACCTTTAATCAGCAACTTAACCAGCGACTCGGAGATAGGGGAACCGCTATCGTATGGGAAATTGATACAGGCTCTGCTTATTGCTTCCACAGCAGCTTCGGAAGGGGAGCCCAAATCTTGTATGAAGATATTGGATTTCAATATCCGACTGAATTGCTTAAACAAAAGATTGACCAAAAAGGATATCTTGAGGTAAAGATAGAGTCTATTGTGGACTATGCTGCTGATCATATATTTATTACCGGAATACCTTTAATTAAAGAGGTAAAGAAAGAAACGGACCGTTTATTTGCATCAGAGGCCTGGTTGGAAATGAAGGCTGTAAAAAATAAGCAAGTATACATAATGGACCAGCCAGATATGTTCTTTGGTTATGATCCACTATCTTCTCTAGCACAAATGGACGAACTAATGAGAGTACTAGTATCACAATAA